A genomic region of Anopheles coustani chromosome 3, idAnoCousDA_361_x.2, whole genome shotgun sequence contains the following coding sequences:
- the LOC131260799 gene encoding sugar transporter SWEET1-like yields the protein MEAISQALQPYKEQVGFAAGVLTVGQMFSGCFVCNDIRKKGTTDGFSAMPFVGGCGLTVLFLQHGILMGDSAMTNANLVGLAISIVYTTFFLLYTPPEGRGSFWRQVGFTALFTLTILGYAKIENPAVVEDRFGMIITVLMLCLIGQPLFGLPDIIRRKSTEGLPFAMILSGTIVGLSWLLYGVILNNVFVVLQNLAAVSLSGIQLALFVIYPSKPAQPSKKRD from the exons ATGGAAGCAATTTCGCAAGCACTTCAGCCGTACAAGGAGCAGGTTGGTTTCGCGGCCGGAGTTTTGACGGTTGGGCAAATGTTTAGCGGTTGCTTCGTGTGCAACGACATCCGGAAGAAGGGCACCACGGACGGCTTTTCGGCGATGCCGTTCGTCGGCGGTTGCGGGCT CACCGTTCTCTTCCTGCAGCACGGCATCCTCATGGGTGACTCGGCGATGACCAACGCGAACCTGGTCGGTCTGGCGATCAGCATCGTCTACACGACGTTCTTCCTACTGTACACCCCACCGGAAGGTAGGGGTAGCTTTTGGCGGCAGGTTGGCTTTACCGCGCTGTTCACGCTCACCATCCTCGGGTAtgcgaaaattgaaaacccaGCCGTGGTGGAGGATCGGTTCGGAATGATCATCACCGTGCTGATGCTGTGCCTGATCGGGCAACCGTTGTTTGGCCTACCGGATATCATCCGTCGTAAGAGCACAGAGGGTCTTCCGTTCGCCATGATCCTGTCCGGTACGATCGTCGGCTTGAGTTGGCTGCTGTACGGTGTAATTCTGAACAACGTGTTCGTCGTG TTGCAAAATTTGGCGGCCGTTTCTTTGAGTGGTATCCAGCTGGCGCTGTTTGTGATTTATCCTTCCAAACCGGCACAACCGAGTAAAAAACGTGATTAA
- the LOC131260797 gene encoding KH domain-containing, RNA-binding, signal transduction-associated protein 3-like isoform X2: protein MADQETNGYNDEASDFKRKSNASLRDIDQEDDAEETTKQSEKAQEYIRNILSERVTLGRKYPIADRLLEKEVETVQKSGKPPARRYIDIYREKPIKVQVKVLVPVKEHPKFNFVGKLLGPKGNSLKRLQEETMCKMAILGRGSMKDRKKEEELRLAMDPKYAHLNDDLHVEINALGPPAEAHARIAYALAEVRKFLIPDSNDFIRQEQMREMLEDPECELPIKKGYKKSLVPSLPPAIEHPPPSAMLSSPPIPPSSRVLHPQKKVLSILDKARTAMEENHIPRSSSLRYEESRYERGHYESSYAYHPQPPPPPPPRPKYDSSDYEHEYRRDYYRESAPYSASPKASTPSMGGRTWKPSAYGGTSSRAEIAPKHHGARDPRSCRHAPYSRHSK from the exons ATGGCCGACCAGGAAACAAACGGGTACAACGACGAGGCGAGTGATTTCAAGAGAAAAAGTAATGCCAGTCTTCGCGACATCGACCAGGAAGACGACGCCGAAGAAACAACCAAACAGTCGGAAAAGGCGCAGGAATACATCCGAAATATACTCAGCGAACGGGTTACACTCGGCCGGAAGTATCCCATCGCGGACCGTCTCTTAGAAAAAG AAGTCGAAACAGTACAGAAGAGTGGAAAACCACCGGCGAGACGCTATATCGACATCTACCGGGAAAAGCCCATCAAGGTGCAGGTGAAGGTACTCGTGCCGGTTAAAGAACATCCAAAGTTCAACTTTGTTGGCAAACTGCTCGGTCCCAAAGGCAACTCGCTGAAGCGCCTGCAGGAGGAAACGATGTGTAAAATGGCCATTCTCGGCCGGGGGTCCATGAAGGACCGCAAAAAGGAGGAAGAACTGCGGCTCGCAATGGATCCGAAGTATGCTCACCTCAACGACGATTTGCACGTTGAAATTAATGCCCTCGGACCGCCAGCCGAAGCGCACGCCCGGATCGCATACGCCTTGGCCGAAGTGCGAAAATTTCTCATCCCAGATAGTAATGATTTCATCCGCCAAGAACAGATGCGTGAAATGCTCGAAGATCCGGAATGTGAACTGCCGATCAAAAAAGGATACAAAAAGTCACTCGTTCCTTCGCTTCCTCCTGCCATCGAGCATCCGCCACCATCGGCGATGTTGTCTAGCCCTCCGATACCACCGTCGTCCAGGGTTTTACATCCCCAGAAGAAGGTTCTCTCGATACTGGACAAGGCTCGTACTGCCATGGAGGAAAACCACATACCACG ATCATCGTCACTTCGCTACGAAGAGTCCCGATACGAGAGAGGCCACTATGAATCTTCCTACGCGTATCACCCTCAACcgcccccaccaccaccgcctaGGCCCAAATATGATTCGAGCGACTACGAGCACGAATACCGGAGGGACTACTATCGTGAATCTGCTCCATATTCCG CTTCTCCGAAGGCGTCCACACCGTCGATGGGCGGTCGTACATGGAAACCATCGGCGTACGGTGGGACATCATCTCGCGCCGAAATCGCACCGAAACATCATGGCGCTCGGGATCCGCGCTCGTGCCGGCACGCGCCATACTCACGACATTCAAAGTGA
- the LOC131260797 gene encoding KH domain-containing, RNA-binding, signal transduction-associated protein 3-like isoform X1, which yields MADQETNGYNDEASDFKRKSNASLRDIDQEDDAEETTKQSEKAQEYIRNILSERVTLGRKYPIADRLLEKEVETVQKSGKPPARRYIDIYREKPIKVQVKVLVPVKEHPKFNFVGKLLGPKGNSLKRLQEETMCKMAILGRGSMKDRKKEEELRLAMDPKYAHLNDDLHVEINALGPPAEAHARIAYALAEVRKFLIPDSNDFIRQEQMREMLEDPECELPIKKGYKKSLVPSLPPAIEHPPPSAMLSSPPIPPSSRVLHPQKKVLSILDKARTAMEENHIPRSSSLRYEESRYERGHYESSYAYHPQPPPPPPPRPKYDSSDYEHEYRRDYYRESAPYSVQRNNVNQGVTIQQFPPTATTNHGNNQPMISIDCSMNCAFPMPNEAYLTRTVAANGTWYTSYAPR from the exons ATGGCCGACCAGGAAACAAACGGGTACAACGACGAGGCGAGTGATTTCAAGAGAAAAAGTAATGCCAGTCTTCGCGACATCGACCAGGAAGACGACGCCGAAGAAACAACCAAACAGTCGGAAAAGGCGCAGGAATACATCCGAAATATACTCAGCGAACGGGTTACACTCGGCCGGAAGTATCCCATCGCGGACCGTCTCTTAGAAAAAG AAGTCGAAACAGTACAGAAGAGTGGAAAACCACCGGCGAGACGCTATATCGACATCTACCGGGAAAAGCCCATCAAGGTGCAGGTGAAGGTACTCGTGCCGGTTAAAGAACATCCAAAGTTCAACTTTGTTGGCAAACTGCTCGGTCCCAAAGGCAACTCGCTGAAGCGCCTGCAGGAGGAAACGATGTGTAAAATGGCCATTCTCGGCCGGGGGTCCATGAAGGACCGCAAAAAGGAGGAAGAACTGCGGCTCGCAATGGATCCGAAGTATGCTCACCTCAACGACGATTTGCACGTTGAAATTAATGCCCTCGGACCGCCAGCCGAAGCGCACGCCCGGATCGCATACGCCTTGGCCGAAGTGCGAAAATTTCTCATCCCAGATAGTAATGATTTCATCCGCCAAGAACAGATGCGTGAAATGCTCGAAGATCCGGAATGTGAACTGCCGATCAAAAAAGGATACAAAAAGTCACTCGTTCCTTCGCTTCCTCCTGCCATCGAGCATCCGCCACCATCGGCGATGTTGTCTAGCCCTCCGATACCACCGTCGTCCAGGGTTTTACATCCCCAGAAGAAGGTTCTCTCGATACTGGACAAGGCTCGTACTGCCATGGAGGAAAACCACATACCACG ATCATCGTCACTTCGCTACGAAGAGTCCCGATACGAGAGAGGCCACTATGAATCTTCCTACGCGTATCACCCTCAACcgcccccaccaccaccgcctaGGCCCAAATATGATTCGAGCGACTACGAGCACGAATACCGGAGGGACTACTATCGTGAATCTGCTCCATATTCCG TGCAACGAAACAATGTCAACCAAGGGGTCACGATCCAGCAGTTCCCACCCACTGCCACCACAAACCACGGTAACAATCAACCAATGATCTCGATCGATTGTTCGATGAATTGTGCGTTCCCGATGCCAAATGAAGCCTACCTTACGAGGACTGTTGCGGCCAACGGTACCTGGTACACATCATATGCGCCACGTTGA
- the LOC131272424 gene encoding sugar transporter SWEET1-like, translating to MAHEVLEVLQPHRELIGQAAGLLTVSQYLAGWFICAEIRRRGTTAGFSPLRFVGGCGLSLLQLQYSLKLQASALIWTSIATLLCSVFFSSWYFRFTPVDVRVPFYRLAVTTSTITAGILAYGSQNDSPLVMFRLGLVLTVLALAFIALPLAQLGNVIREKSSASLPLPAILASTGASILWLVYGLLIDNSFIVVQKIIALALCAAQLSLFIVYPAAGSADKKKKQ from the exons ATGGCACACGAAGTTCTGGAGGTTCTTCAACCTCATCGGGAGCTGATCGGACAGGCGGCCGGTTTGTTGACGGTGTCCCAGTATCTGGCCGGTTGGTTCATCTGTGCCGAAATTCGACGTCGTGGCACCACGGCCGGGTTTTCTCCGCTCCGTTTCGTCGGTGGATGTGGCCT TTCCCTGCTTCAGTTGCAGTACTCATTGAAGCTGCAAGCATCGGCCCTGATTTGGACGAGCATCGCCACGTTGCTCTGTTCCGTGTTCTTCTCTTCCTGGTACTTCCGGTTCACGCCGGTCGATGTGCGGGTTCCGTTCTACAGACTTGCGGTTACCACGAGTACCATCACGGCCGGCATTCTCGCCTACGGGTCACAGAATGATAGCCCGCTCGTAATGTTTCGTCTCGGGCTGGTACTGACCGTGCTGGCCCTGGCCTTCATTGCCCTCCCCCTGGCACAGTTG GGTAACGTGATTCGTGAGAAAAGCAGTGCCAGTTTACCCCTGCCGGCCATTCTGGCCTCAACCGGTGCGTCCATCCTGTGGCTAGTGTATGGGTTGCTGATCGACAATTCATTCATTGTG GTCCAAAAAATAATCGCCCTTGCTTTGTGCGCGGCCCAGTTATccttatttattgtttatccCGCTGCAGGATCAGcggacaagaaaaagaaacaataa